One Osmerus eperlanus chromosome 16, fOsmEpe2.1, whole genome shotgun sequence DNA segment encodes these proteins:
- the bcl2b gene encoding apoptosis regulator Bcl-2, which yields MANWSNRNIVEKYICHKLFKRGYEWVFDDEEEEDTANNGSMISPSQPVLARRCHGADVEPDSVPHNSKKVAQSDPHAAIHRVLREAGDELERLYQPDFAEMSHQLYLTSSIAERRFTEVIDELFRDGVNWGRIIAFFEFGGTICVECVSKEMTSQVDHIAEWMTEYLNGPLHNWIQENGGWEAFVELYDRQRDSVFSCSWPSMKTVFGLAALGAASLTIGAYLTQK from the exons ATGGCAAACTGGAGTAACCGCAATATTGTAGAAAAGTATATTTGTCACAAACTCTTCAAACGGGGATATGAGTGGGTATTCGACgacgaagaagaagaagatacTGCCAATAATGGTTCAATGATTTCTCCTTCCCAGCCGGTTCTGGCACGGCGGTGTCACGGAGCGGACGTCGAACCGGACAGCGTCCCTCATAATTCTAAGAAGGTCGCACAATCTGATCCGCATGCTGCCATCCACAGAGTTTTACGTGAAGCTGGAGACGAACTCGAAAGGCTTTATCAGCCCGATTTTGCAGAAATGTCACATCAACTGTATCTCACGTCTTCTATAGCGGAGCGGAGATTCACTGAGGTGATAGATGAACTGTTTAGGGATGGGGTGAATTGGGGAAGGATTATTGCGTTCTTTGAGTTTGGGGGGACAATATGCGTGGAGTGCGTGAGCAAGGAGATGACATCGCAGGTGGATCACATCGCGGAGTGGATGACAGAATACCTAAATGGACCACTTCACAACTGGATCCAGGAGAACGGGGGATGG GAGGCCTTCGTGGAGCTGTATGACAGACAGAGGGATTCTGTGTTCAGTTGCTCTTGGCCCTCCATGAAGACTGTATTCGGCCTGGCCGCGCTGGGAGCTGCCAGCCTCACTATCGGAGCATACCTCACCCAGAAGTGA
- the kdsr gene encoding 3-ketodihydrosphingosine reductase, with the protein MSSEEGLSSSIADWLFINSWWLLLPFIMLLVVAAFIVAFVLLLYMISPLISPKPLKLNGAHVVVKGGSSGIGKSIAMECYRQGAFITLVARDESKLLQAKKEVEKCAINDKQVVLCISVDVSKDYGPVESVIKQAQEKLGPVDMLVNCAGTSIAGKFEEVEVDRFRRLMEVNYLGSVYPTRAVITTMKERRMGRVMFVSSQAGQIGLFGYTAYSPSKFALRGLAEALQMEMKPYNIYVTLAYPPDTDTPGLAEENKSKPLETKLISETSGVCQPELVAKVFVKDAVQGNFNSSVGPDGYMLSALTCGMSPVTSITEGLQQIVTMGLFRTIALFYLGSFDSIVRRCMIQREQSKAADKRE; encoded by the exons ATGTCCTCTGAGGAAGGATTGAGTTCATCAATCGCGGATTGGCTTTTTATTAATTCTTGGTGGCTTCTTCTGCCTTTCATCATGCTATTAGTTGTTGCTGCATTCATTGTTGCCTTTGTGTTACTGTTGTATATGATATCCCCTCTCATTAGCCCCAAACCTTTAAAATTAAATGGGGCCCACGTTGTG GTGAAAGGGGGTTCCAGCGGCATTGGTAAAAGCATTGCCATGGAGTGTTACAGGCAAGGTGCTTTCATAACTTTAGTGGCACGAGATGAG AGTAAACTTCTCCAAGCTAAAAAAGAAGTGGAGAAGTGTGCGATAAATGATAAGCAA GTAGTGCTCTGCATATCTGTTGATGTCTCCAAGGACTATGGCCCGGTGGAGAGTGTCATAAAGCAG GCTCAGGAGAAGCTGGGCCCTGTGGATATGCTGGTCAACTGTGCCGGGACATCCATCGCTGGAAAGTTTGAGGAAGTGGAGGTGGATCGCTTCAGA AGACTGATGGAGGTGAACTACCTGGGGAGTGTGTACCCGACACGGGCCGTCATCACCACCATGAAAGAGCGGAGGATGGGCCGGGTCATGTTCGTGTCCTCTCAGGCGGGCCAGATCGGCCTGTTTGGCTACACGGCCTACTCCCCATCTAAGTTTGCCCTCCGAGGGCTGGCCGAGGCCCTGCAGATGGAG ATGAAGCCTTATAATATCTATGTGACGTTGGCCTACCCTCCTGACACCGACACTCCAGGCCTAGCAGAGGAGAACAAGAGCAAG CCCTTAGAGACCAAGCTGATCTCTGAGACGTCCGGCGTGTGTCAGCCGGAGCTGGTGGCCAAGGTGTTTGTGAAGGACGCTGTG CAGGGGAACTTTAACAGCTCCGTGGGTCCCGACGGCTACATGCTCTCTGCACTCACCTGCGGCATGTCGCCCGTCACCTCCATCACTGAGGGCCTCCAGCAG ATTGTGACTATGGGACTGTTCCGGACCATAGCTCTCTTCTACTTGGGGAGTTTTGACAGCATTGTGCGTCGCTGCATGATCCAGAGGGAGCAGTCAAAAGCAGCTGACAAGAGGGAGTAG
- the vps4b gene encoding vacuolar protein sorting-associated protein 4B isoform X1, with amino-acid sequence MEPTNLQKAIAIAQKASQEDQAGNYDEAIRSYQHAVKYFLHIIKREPQGKEGNQKIRDRCKLYLDRVEELQQYLENKEKAIDLASKAAQEDKAQNYEEALRLYQHAVQYFLHVVKYEAQGDKAKQSIRAKCAEYLDRAEKLKEYLKKKEKAPPAKPVKESHSDDKGNESDEGDDPEKKKFQNQLSGAIIMEKPNIKWNDVAGLEGAKEALKEAVILPIKFPHLFTGKRTPWRGILLFGPPGTGKSYLAKAVATEANNSTFFSISSSDLVSKWLGESEKLVKTLFSLARDNKPSIIFIDEIDSLCGSRSENESEAARRIKTEFLVQMQGVGNDNEGVLVLGATNIPWTLDSAIRRRFEKRIYIPLPEEHARSFMFRLHLGSTATSLNDSDFVTLGKKTEGYSGADVSIIVRDALMQPVRKVQSATHFKRVRGPSRDDPNMLIDDLLTPCSPGDPNAVEMTWMDVPGEKLLEPVVSMPDMLRSLASTKPTVNEADLDKLKKFTEDFGQEG; translated from the exons ATGGAGCCAACAAATCTACAG aAAGCTATAGCCATAGCACAGAAGGCTTCCCAAGAAGACCAGGCTGGGAATTATGATGAGGCTATTCGCTCCTACCAGCATGCGGTCAAGTACTTCCTGCACATTATAAAGC GTGAACCCCAAGGTAAAGAGGGAAACCAGAAGATCAGGGATAGATGTAAACTCTATCTGGACAGAGTCGAGGAGCTTCAGCAATACCTAGAAAACAAAGAG AAAGCCATCGATCTGGCCAGCAAGGCTGCACAGGAGGATAAAGCTCAGAACTATGAGGAGGCTTTGCGCCTGTACCAGCATGCTGTTCAGTACTTTCTTCATGTGGTCAAAT ATGAAGCTCAGGGCGACAAGGCCAAACAGAGCATCAGGGCCAAGTGTGCAGAGTACCTGGACAGAGCAGAGAAGCTGAAGGAATAcctgaagaagaaagagaaggctCCGCCTGCCAAGCCTGTAAAGGAGTCTCATTCAGACGACAAAGG GAATGAAAGTGATGAAGGGGATGATCCGGAGAAAAAGAAGTTCCAGAACCAACTCTCAG GCGCAATTATTATGGAAAAGCCAAATATCAAGTGGAACGATGTTGCTGGATTAGAAGGAGCCAAAGAAGCACTGAAAGAAGCTGTTATTTTGCCTATCAAATTCCCCCACCTTTTCACAG GTAAAAGAACACCGTGGAGAGGGATCCTGCTTTTTGGACCTCCTGGTACAGGAAAGTCCTACCTAGCTAAAGCTGTGGCCACTGAGGCTAACAACTCCACCttcttctctatctcttcttCTGATCTGGTATCCAAATGGctgggagagagtgaaaa ATTGGTGAAAACTTTGTTCAGCCTGGCGAGGGATAACAAGCCTTCCATCATCTTCATAGATGAGATTGACTCCCTGTGTGGCTCCAGAAGTGAGAATGAAAGTGAGGCTGCCCGTCGTATCAAAACTGAGTTCCTGGTTCAGATGCAAG GGGTTGGAAATGACAATGAGGGAGTCTTGGTCCTCGGGGCCACTAACATCCCCTGGACATTGGACTCAGCCATCAGAAGAAG gttTGAGAAGAGGATCTACATCCCCCTGCCTGAGGAACATGCCCGCTCCTTCATGTTTAGGCTTCATCTGGGCTCCACAGCCACCAGCCTCAATGACTCTGACTTTGTCACCCTCGGCAAGAAGACCGAGGGCTACTCTGGAGCTGACGTCAGTATCATCGTCAGAGACGCTCTCATGCAGCCCGTCAGGAAGGTGCAGTCTGCCACCCACTTCAAACGG GTACGAGGACCATCGAGAGATGATCCTAACATGCTCATCGAtgaccttctgaccccatgttCTCCTGGAGACCCAAATGCCGTTGAAATGACGTGGATGGATGTCCCTGGAGAAAAGCTGTTGGAACCTGTTGTCAGCATG CCTGATATGCTGAGGTCCCTTGCCAGCACGAAGCCTACCGTCAATGAGGCAGATCTGGACAAGCTGAAAAAATTCACAGAGGACTTCGGACAAGAGGGTTAA
- the vps4b gene encoding vacuolar protein sorting-associated protein 4B isoform X2 — MAANNNLQKAIDLASKAAQEDKAQNYEEALRLYQHAVQYFLHVVKYEAQGDKAKQSIRAKCAEYLDRAEKLKEYLKKKEKAPPAKPVKESHSDDKGNESDEGDDPEKKKFQNQLSGAIIMEKPNIKWNDVAGLEGAKEALKEAVILPIKFPHLFTGKRTPWRGILLFGPPGTGKSYLAKAVATEANNSTFFSISSSDLVSKWLGESEKLVKTLFSLARDNKPSIIFIDEIDSLCGSRSENESEAARRIKTEFLVQMQGVGNDNEGVLVLGATNIPWTLDSAIRRRFEKRIYIPLPEEHARSFMFRLHLGSTATSLNDSDFVTLGKKTEGYSGADVSIIVRDALMQPVRKVQSATHFKRVRGPSRDDPNMLIDDLLTPCSPGDPNAVEMTWMDVPGEKLLEPVVSMPDMLRSLASTKPTVNEADLDKLKKFTEDFGQEG, encoded by the exons ATGGCTGCCAACAACAATTTACAG AAAGCCATCGATCTGGCCAGCAAGGCTGCACAGGAGGATAAAGCTCAGAACTATGAGGAGGCTTTGCGCCTGTACCAGCATGCTGTTCAGTACTTTCTTCATGTGGTCAAAT ATGAAGCTCAGGGCGACAAGGCCAAACAGAGCATCAGGGCCAAGTGTGCAGAGTACCTGGACAGAGCAGAGAAGCTGAAGGAATAcctgaagaagaaagagaaggctCCGCCTGCCAAGCCTGTAAAGGAGTCTCATTCAGACGACAAAGG GAATGAAAGTGATGAAGGGGATGATCCGGAGAAAAAGAAGTTCCAGAACCAACTCTCAG GCGCAATTATTATGGAAAAGCCAAATATCAAGTGGAACGATGTTGCTGGATTAGAAGGAGCCAAAGAAGCACTGAAAGAAGCTGTTATTTTGCCTATCAAATTCCCCCACCTTTTCACAG GTAAAAGAACACCGTGGAGAGGGATCCTGCTTTTTGGACCTCCTGGTACAGGAAAGTCCTACCTAGCTAAAGCTGTGGCCACTGAGGCTAACAACTCCACCttcttctctatctcttcttCTGATCTGGTATCCAAATGGctgggagagagtgaaaa ATTGGTGAAAACTTTGTTCAGCCTGGCGAGGGATAACAAGCCTTCCATCATCTTCATAGATGAGATTGACTCCCTGTGTGGCTCCAGAAGTGAGAATGAAAGTGAGGCTGCCCGTCGTATCAAAACTGAGTTCCTGGTTCAGATGCAAG GGGTTGGAAATGACAATGAGGGAGTCTTGGTCCTCGGGGCCACTAACATCCCCTGGACATTGGACTCAGCCATCAGAAGAAG gttTGAGAAGAGGATCTACATCCCCCTGCCTGAGGAACATGCCCGCTCCTTCATGTTTAGGCTTCATCTGGGCTCCACAGCCACCAGCCTCAATGACTCTGACTTTGTCACCCTCGGCAAGAAGACCGAGGGCTACTCTGGAGCTGACGTCAGTATCATCGTCAGAGACGCTCTCATGCAGCCCGTCAGGAAGGTGCAGTCTGCCACCCACTTCAAACGG GTACGAGGACCATCGAGAGATGATCCTAACATGCTCATCGAtgaccttctgaccccatgttCTCCTGGAGACCCAAATGCCGTTGAAATGACGTGGATGGATGTCCCTGGAGAAAAGCTGTTGGAACCTGTTGTCAGCATG CCTGATATGCTGAGGTCCCTTGCCAGCACGAAGCCTACCGTCAATGAGGCAGATCTGGACAAGCTGAAAAAATTCACAGAGGACTTCGGACAAGAGGGTTAA